The Mucilaginibacter yixingensis genome window below encodes:
- a CDS encoding GH3 auxin-responsive promoter family protein → MTILNSVFTWFMKKRIHQIELFMKYPNEVQEEWFEQLISWAENTEWGRRHHYKSIESIDQFKQRVPIQTYDTLKPYIERMLKGEQNVLWPSEIRWFAKSSGTTNDRSKFIPVSEESLEECHFKGGKDMLTLYFNNRPNARIFTGKSLTLGGSHQVVQLNADASFGDLSAVIMKNLPLWAEFYRTPHLDIALLDNFEEKIEKMAHATKDVNVTSISGVPTWNALLFKRILEITGKNNLLEVWPNLELYFHGAVNFTPYRELFKTLIPSDDMYYLDTYNASEGFFGIQDQEAPGDMLLMLDYGIFYEFLPFEHLEDENPRTLTLDEVEVGKNYALIISTNAGLWRYMIGDTIRFTSLAPYRIQITGRTKHFINAFGEELIIDNAERALERACHYTGAIIRDYTAAPVYFSNDNTCGGHEWLIEFEKEPAEFDRFTDLLDETLRKLNSDYDAKRFKDMALHRPQVRCLPNGTFIRWMKARGKLGGQHKVPRLANTREYVDSILELINTGEVVGKN, encoded by the coding sequence ATGACTATCTTAAACTCGGTTTTTACCTGGTTCATGAAAAAGCGTATCCACCAGATAGAGCTTTTTATGAAGTACCCCAACGAGGTGCAGGAGGAGTGGTTTGAGCAGCTCATTAGCTGGGCCGAAAACACCGAGTGGGGGCGCAGGCATCACTATAAGAGTATCGAGAGCATCGATCAGTTCAAGCAGCGCGTTCCCATCCAAACTTATGATACGCTGAAGCCGTACATTGAGCGTATGCTCAAAGGCGAGCAAAATGTACTGTGGCCGTCAGAGATCAGGTGGTTTGCCAAGTCATCGGGCACCACAAACGATAGGAGCAAGTTTATCCCAGTAAGCGAAGAATCGCTGGAAGAATGCCATTTTAAGGGCGGTAAAGATATGCTCACGCTTTACTTCAACAACCGCCCCAATGCCCGCATATTTACTGGTAAAAGTTTAACCCTGGGCGGCAGTCACCAGGTGGTGCAGCTGAATGCAGATGCATCCTTTGGCGATTTGTCTGCCGTGATCATGAAAAACCTGCCCTTATGGGCCGAGTTTTATCGCACGCCACACCTGGACATTGCCCTGCTGGATAATTTTGAAGAGAAGATTGAAAAGATGGCCCACGCCACCAAAGATGTTAATGTAACCAGCATTAGTGGTGTGCCTACCTGGAATGCGTTGCTGTTTAAACGTATCCTGGAAATTACCGGTAAAAATAACCTGCTGGAAGTGTGGCCTAACCTGGAACTCTACTTCCACGGTGCTGTTAACTTTACGCCATACCGCGAGCTGTTCAAGACACTCATCCCGAGCGATGATATGTATTACCTGGATACCTACAACGCTTCGGAAGGTTTCTTCGGCATACAGGATCAGGAAGCGCCGGGCGATATGCTGCTGATGCTGGATTATGGCATCTTCTACGAATTTTTGCCGTTTGAGCATCTGGAAGATGAAAACCCGCGCACGCTGACGCTGGACGAGGTGGAGGTTGGCAAAAATTACGCACTCATCATCAGCACCAATGCCGGTTTATGGCGATATATGATTGGCGATACCATCCGGTTTACGTCGCTGGCGCCGTATCGCATCCAGATTACCGGTCGTACCAAACATTTTATCAATGCCTTTGGCGAAGAACTGATTATTGACAACGCCGAGCGCGCGCTGGAACGTGCCTGCCATTACACCGGCGCCATTATACGCGATTATACCGCTGCTCCGGTCTATTTCTCGAACGACAACACCTGCGGCGGCCACGAATGGCTGATAGAGTTTGAAAAAGAACCCGCCGAGTTTGATCGTTTTACCGATCTGCTGGACGAAACCCTGCGCAAACTCAACTCTGACTATGATGCCAAGCGGTTTAAAGACATGGCCCTGCACCGCCCGCAAGTGCGTTGTCTGCCAAATGGTACCTTTATCCGTTGGATGAAAGCCCGTGGCAAACTGGGCGGTCAGCATAAAGTACCGCGTCTGGCCAATACACGCGAGTATGTAGATTCTATTTTAGAGCTGATCAATACGGGCGAGGTTGTTGGGAAGAATTAA
- a CDS encoding SRPBCC domain-containing protein codes for MNTEIVKDANNKQLHVTREFAAPVEKVWKAWTEPELLDKWWAPRPWRTETKTMDFSEGGAWLYSMVGPEGERHWCRADYKSITPGSEYSAVDAFCDENGTPSGMAPSMSWHLRFSSTATGTRVDITITFEKEEDLEAIVKMGFKEGFTMAHGNLDELLAQL; via the coding sequence ATGAACACTGAAATTGTAAAAGACGCTAACAACAAACAGCTGCACGTAACACGCGAGTTTGCAGCGCCAGTAGAAAAAGTATGGAAAGCGTGGACCGAGCCCGAACTGCTGGATAAATGGTGGGCTCCACGCCCTTGGCGCACAGAAACCAAAACGATGGATTTTAGCGAAGGTGGCGCATGGCTATACAGCATGGTTGGCCCCGAAGGCGAGCGCCACTGGTGCCGCGCCGATTACAAAAGCATTACCCCGGGCAGCGAATACAGCGCCGTTGATGCTTTTTGCGACGAGAACGGTACTCCATCGGGCATGGCGCCAAGCATGAGCTGGCACCTGCGCTTTAGCAGCACCGCTACCGGTACCCGCGTTGATATCACCATCACTTTTGAGAAGGAAGAAGATTTGGAAGCTATTGTAAAAATGGGCTTCAAAGAAGGTTTCACCATGGCACATGGCAACCTGGACGAATTGCTGGCTCAATTATAA
- a CDS encoding RNA polymerase sigma-70 factor, with protein sequence MSDQEIEALIADVALRNDRPSFKRLYLFYYRKLFCLAKSLVKSTEEAEEIVNDTFLSIWLKRADLQQIRNFTIYICTAVRNKSLTAMSRMKVYEHLSLEDIDIDLKDTGYDGEENLYYADLNRILSSSVDKLPNQCKLVFKLVKEDGFKYKEVAELLNISVKTVEYHMGNALKKIAERLADAAKPAKNII encoded by the coding sequence ATGTCTGATCAGGAAATTGAAGCTCTGATTGCTGATGTAGCATTGCGTAATGACAGGCCTTCGTTTAAAAGGTTGTACCTGTTTTATTACCGCAAGTTGTTCTGTCTGGCCAAATCGCTCGTCAAATCAACCGAAGAGGCTGAGGAGATTGTTAATGATACTTTCTTGAGCATCTGGCTAAAGCGGGCTGATTTGCAGCAGATCAGAAACTTTACTATTTACATCTGTACGGCGGTGCGTAATAAATCATTAACAGCGATGTCTCGTATGAAGGTTTATGAGCACCTCTCGCTGGAGGATATTGATATCGACCTGAAAGATACCGGGTATGACGGCGAGGAAAACCTGTACTACGCAGATCTGAACCGCATTCTAAGTAGTTCTGTAGATAAGCTGCCTAATCAATGTAAATTGGTGTTTAAACTGGTTAAAGAGGATGGGTTTAAATATAAAGAGGTGGCAGAGCTGCTCAATATCTCGGTAAAAACGGTAGAGTACCACATGGGCAACGCTCTCAAAAAGATAGCCGAGCGATTGGCAGACGCCGCCAAACCGGCAAAAAATATTATTTGA
- the recJ gene encoding single-stranded-DNA-specific exonuclease RecJ: protein MQKRWTIKETNDKATVANLAAALSIEPTLADILVQRGVNTFDEARYFFRPVLEHLHDPFLMRDMELAIARIDQAIARQERILIYGDYDVDGTTAVALVYSFFSKRYNHLEYYIPDRYLEGYGISTKGIDYAAANGFSLIIALDCGIKSVDKIAYANTLGVDFIICDHHLAGEEIPAAAAVLDPKRPGCEYPYKELSGCGIGFKLIQAYAQAHDIPFEEVTEYLDLVAISVACDIVHINGENRVLAYYGLQKINNNPCVGVRALMGVAGRSGAYTITDVVFQLGPRINAAGRIDDAKHAVELLIACHDDDAQTMGTLINLKNLERKEHDTNITGDALSMIDNDAILINRKSTVVFNEGWHKGVIGIVASRLTEKYYRPTVVLTRSNGHVAGSARSVRGYDLYEALCGCADLLIQFGGHKYAAGLTLEPENIEAFTERFEQIVSSTIAPELLIPEILIDAEVDFKQIDAKFFRILQQLAPFGPENMSPTLLTRNVKVRGAASLVGQHHLKMVLEQPDAPVFEAIAFGQGEMLDQVNSGQLFDVCYHIEENVWRDKRTVQLNIKGIRFSE, encoded by the coding sequence ATGCAAAAACGCTGGACGATAAAAGAAACAAATGACAAAGCTACGGTAGCAAATTTGGCTGCCGCATTAAGTATTGAACCTACGCTGGCCGATATACTGGTGCAGCGCGGCGTAAATACATTTGATGAGGCCCGCTACTTTTTTCGCCCTGTGCTGGAGCATCTGCATGATCCTTTTTTGATGAGGGACATGGAACTGGCTATTGCCCGCATAGACCAGGCCATTGCCCGCCAGGAAAGGATATTGATTTACGGTGATTATGATGTGGATGGCACCACGGCCGTTGCCCTGGTTTATAGTTTTTTTTCTAAAAGATATAATCATCTGGAATACTACATCCCCGACCGTTATCTGGAAGGTTACGGTATTTCTACCAAGGGGATTGATTATGCTGCGGCCAATGGTTTCTCGCTCATCATTGCGCTGGATTGCGGTATTAAATCGGTTGATAAAATTGCCTATGCTAATACGCTGGGCGTAGATTTTATTATTTGCGATCACCACCTGGCAGGCGAGGAAATTCCGGCAGCGGCAGCGGTGTTAGATCCCAAACGCCCGGGTTGCGAGTATCCGTACAAAGAACTTTCGGGTTGCGGCATTGGCTTTAAGCTGATTCAGGCTTATGCGCAAGCGCACGATATCCCGTTTGAGGAAGTGACCGAATATTTGGATCTGGTGGCCATTAGTGTGGCTTGCGATATTGTGCATATTAACGGCGAGAACCGGGTGCTGGCCTATTATGGTCTGCAGAAAATCAACAATAACCCATGTGTGGGCGTGCGTGCGTTGATGGGCGTTGCCGGAAGATCGGGTGCTTATACCATAACCGATGTGGTGTTTCAACTGGGCCCGCGTATTAATGCTGCCGGGCGGATTGACGATGCCAAGCATGCCGTAGAACTGCTGATTGCCTGTCATGACGATGATGCGCAAACCATGGGCACACTCATCAACCTAAAAAACCTTGAACGTAAAGAGCACGATACCAATATTACCGGCGATGCGTTGAGTATGATTGATAACGATGCCATACTGATCAACCGAAAATCAACTGTGGTATTTAACGAGGGCTGGCATAAAGGGGTAATTGGCATTGTGGCATCGCGATTGACCGAGAAATACTACCGGCCAACGGTAGTGCTGACGCGCTCTAACGGGCATGTGGCAGGGTCAGCACGGTCGGTGCGGGGGTATGATTTGTATGAGGCCTTGTGTGGTTGTGCCGATCTGCTCATTCAGTTTGGCGGACATAAATATGCAGCAGGTTTAACCCTGGAACCAGAAAATATAGAAGCCTTTACCGAGCGTTTTGAGCAAATAGTAAGCAGTACCATTGCACCCGAATTGCTGATTCCGGAGATATTGATTGATGCCGAGGTGGATTTTAAGCAGATAGATGCAAAATTTTTCAGAATATTGCAGCAGTTAGCACCGTTCGGGCCAGAGAATATGTCGCCTACGTTGCTAACGCGCAACGTAAAAGTACGTGGCGCGGCATCGCTGGTAGGTCAGCATCACCTTAAAATGGTGTTGGAGCAGCCTGATGCGCCGGTTTTTGAAGCCATAGCCTTTGGTCAGGGCGAAATGTTAGACCAGGTAAACAGCGGGCAGCTTTTTGACGTTTGTTACCACATAGAAGAAAACGTATGGCGCGATAAACGCACCGTACAATTGAATATAAAGGGGATTAGATTTAGTGAGTGA
- the lptB gene encoding LPS export ABC transporter ATP-binding protein, which yields MILRAEHLVKKYKQRTVVNDVTFNVSQGEIVGLLGPNGAGKTTSFYMIVGLIKPNEGQIFLDDQNITTDAMYRRAQKGIGYLAQEASVFRKLSVEDNIKAILEMGPLSRERQEEKLEELIDEFSLHKVRRNRGDLLSGGERRRTEIARALAAEPNFILLDEPFAGVDPIAVEEIQSLVARLKHKNIGILITDHNVQETLSITDRAYLLFEGKILKSGEPEDLAEDEMVRKVYLGSNFVLKRKTFLPK from the coding sequence ATGATACTCAGGGCCGAACATTTAGTAAAAAAATATAAGCAGCGCACCGTTGTTAACGATGTAACGTTTAACGTATCGCAAGGTGAAATTGTGGGTTTGCTGGGGCCAAATGGTGCAGGCAAAACCACATCGTTTTACATGATTGTGGGCCTGATCAAGCCAAACGAAGGCCAGATTTTTCTGGATGACCAGAACATCACCACCGATGCGATGTATCGCCGCGCGCAAAAAGGGATCGGCTACCTGGCGCAGGAGGCATCGGTTTTTCGTAAACTTTCCGTAGAAGATAATATCAAGGCCATCCTGGAAATGGGGCCGCTGAGCCGCGAGCGGCAGGAAGAAAAGCTGGAGGAGTTGATAGACGAGTTTAGCTTGCACAAAGTGCGCAGAAACCGTGGCGATTTGCTTTCTGGTGGCGAGCGCCGCCGTACCGAGATTGCCCGTGCACTGGCTGCCGAGCCTAACTTTATTTTACTGGATGAGCCCTTTGCCGGTGTAGACCCTATTGCGGTAGAAGAAATTCAAAGCCTGGTGGCCCGTCTGAAACATAAAAACATCGGTATCCTGATTACCGACCACAACGTACAGGAAACCCTCTCTATAACCGATCGTGCCTACCTGCTTTTTGAGGGCAAAATCTTAAAATCAGGCGAGCCGGAAGATCTTGCTGAAGATGAAATGGTGAGAAAAGTTTATCTTGGCTCAAATTTCGTCCTGAAAAGGAAGACCTTTTTGCCTAAATAA
- a CDS encoding helix-turn-helix transcriptional regulator, with the protein MRRDVFQAIADPTRRAILALLALQAMTPNALAAHFESSRQAVSKHIKVLTECEVVVQKQSGREIYYHFNPKKMKEIDLWLERFRKLWEDRFDQLDDLLKDL; encoded by the coding sequence ATGAGAAGAGACGTTTTTCAGGCCATTGCAGATCCTACCCGTCGCGCCATTTTAGCCCTGCTGGCGTTGCAGGCTATGACGCCCAACGCCCTGGCTGCCCATTTTGAGAGCAGCCGACAAGCGGTATCAAAGCATATCAAAGTGTTGACCGAGTGTGAGGTGGTAGTGCAAAAACAATCGGGCCGGGAGATCTATTATCATTTCAACCCTAAGAAGATGAAAGAAATTGACCTGTGGCTGGAGCGTTTCCGCAAATTGTGGGAAGACCGCTTTGACCAGTTAGACGATTTGTTGAAAGACTTATAA
- a CDS encoding MBL fold metallo-hydrolase: MEIFTLGEGSYSVDSTKKFIPFNPEIDDPKSRPGSLFIHVNPFLVKMNNDLILFDAGLGFKDTRDELFLHQNIRNAGFDPDEVTLVLMSHLHYDHSGGLVYENHGRLEPSFPNAAHVVQKGEWDFAITGKSSSYHQDIFEALERSANFTLVEGSGELKPGISYELSGGHCPYHHVWRLQEDGQKVFFGGDELPEPEQLIRKFIAKYDYDGRKAMQLREEYGNMAANEGWTCLFYHAKSVTRGTVRHENDGFVVMPA; the protein is encoded by the coding sequence ATGGAAATTTTTACACTGGGCGAAGGCTCTTACTCGGTTGACAGCACTAAAAAGTTTATTCCTTTTAATCCGGAGATTGATGATCCAAAATCACGCCCGGGTTCGCTGTTTATCCATGTAAACCCATTTCTGGTGAAGATGAATAACGATCTGATCTTGTTTGATGCCGGTCTGGGTTTTAAAGATACCCGGGATGAGCTGTTCCTGCATCAAAACATCCGCAATGCAGGTTTTGACCCGGATGAGGTAACGCTGGTATTGATGTCTCACCTTCATTATGACCATTCTGGCGGTTTGGTTTATGAAAACCATGGCCGTTTGGAACCATCGTTCCCCAATGCAGCGCACGTGGTGCAAAAAGGCGAATGGGATTTTGCCATTACCGGTAAATCATCCAGCTACCATCAGGATATTTTTGAAGCATTGGAGCGTTCGGCCAATTTTACATTGGTTGAGGGCTCGGGCGAATTGAAGCCGGGGATTAGTTATGAGCTTTCGGGCGGGCATTGTCCGTACCATCACGTTTGGCGTTTGCAGGAAGATGGTCAGAAAGTATTTTTTGGTGGAGATGAGCTACCTGAACCGGAGCAACTGATTCGTAAGTTTATTGCTAAGTACGATTATGATGGCCGCAAAGCCATGCAACTGCGCGAAGAGTATGGCAACATGGCTGCTAATGAGGGCTGGACATGCCTGTTTTACCATGCTAAATCTGTAACCAGGGGAACCGTACGCCATGAAAATGACGGCTTTGTAGTAATGCCGGCTTAA
- the metE gene encoding 5-methyltetrahydropteroyltriglutamate--homocysteine S-methyltransferase → MLTQNLGYPRIGSQRQLKKACEQYWAGNISLKELNATARKIREENWQLQVDAGMALIPCNDFSFYDQVLDMSMLLGAIPSRYAPVLSQNKNNHETDLYFAMARGYQKDGLDIKAMEMTKWFDTNYHYIVPEFTAKQEFRIFSEKLFGEFNAAQQFCGDAAKPVLIGPASYLLLGKEKEVGFERIDLIKKLVPVYVEIINRLKTLGAKWVQLDEPCLVLDLSAKEKEALVYTHQAIANRVSGIKILVATYFGALQDNTPLAVNLPVAALHIDLVRAPEQLDEMLKQLPDRLQLSLGVIDGRNIWKNDYEKSLALINKAVAAIGAERVLIAPSCSLLHVPCDLELETELDYGTKNWLAFARQKLGELKDLAAIFEGDTALLAANKQSIEARRNSTQIHKPAVKERAAALTAQDAERLHTFAIRREVQRERFNLPLFPTTTIGSFPQTDDIRKLRATFKKGELSLNAYEKAIEEATIAAIRWQEDVGLDVLVHGEFERNDMVEYFGERLDGFLFTKNGWVQSYGSRCVKPPVIYGDVSRPRDMTVRWTTFAAAQTERHMKGMLTGPVTILQWSFVRDDQPRETTTNQIALAIRDEVVALEQAGIGIIQIDEPAIREGLPLRKADWPQYLDWAVKAFRISASGVQDDTQIHTHMCYSEFNDIIAHIAAMDADVITIETSRSQMDLLEAFAGFKYPNEIGPGVYDIHSPRIPTTQEMVDLLQKAAQLLPAQNLWVNPDCGLKTRKWPETKAALENMIAAAQTARQLIEVEA, encoded by the coding sequence ATGCTAACGCAAAATCTGGGCTACCCGCGTATTGGTAGCCAAAGACAATTAAAAAAAGCCTGCGAACAATACTGGGCAGGCAACATTAGCCTTAAAGAGCTGAATGCAACAGCCCGGAAGATCCGCGAGGAAAACTGGCAGCTACAGGTAGATGCCGGTATGGCACTCATCCCGTGTAATGATTTTAGTTTTTATGACCAGGTGCTGGATATGTCTATGCTGCTGGGAGCCATCCCTTCACGCTATGCGCCTGTGCTATCTCAAAACAAAAACAACCACGAGACCGACCTGTACTTTGCCATGGCCCGCGGCTATCAAAAAGACGGACTGGATATCAAGGCTATGGAGATGACCAAATGGTTTGATACCAACTACCATTACATCGTTCCGGAGTTTACAGCTAAGCAAGAGTTCCGCATTTTTTCAGAGAAGTTGTTTGGCGAGTTTAACGCAGCGCAGCAATTCTGCGGCGATGCGGCTAAACCTGTGCTGATCGGTCCGGCATCATACCTATTGCTGGGTAAAGAGAAAGAAGTCGGTTTTGAACGAATTGACCTGATCAAAAAACTGGTACCGGTTTATGTGGAGATCATTAATCGCCTTAAAACCCTTGGCGCCAAATGGGTGCAGCTAGATGAGCCCTGCCTGGTGCTTGATCTATCGGCTAAAGAAAAAGAAGCGTTGGTTTATACGCATCAGGCCATAGCCAATCGCGTAAGCGGTATCAAAATTTTGGTGGCTACCTATTTTGGTGCCCTGCAGGATAACACGCCATTGGCCGTTAATCTGCCGGTTGCCGCCTTGCACATAGACCTGGTGCGTGCACCAGAGCAGCTGGATGAGATGTTGAAACAATTGCCAGACAGGCTGCAACTATCACTTGGCGTAATTGATGGCCGCAACATCTGGAAAAACGATTATGAAAAATCGCTGGCGCTGATTAATAAAGCGGTTGCGGCAATTGGTGCCGAGCGTGTGCTCATCGCCCCGTCATGTTCGCTATTACACGTGCCGTGCGATCTGGAACTGGAAACCGAACTGGATTATGGCACAAAAAACTGGCTGGCCTTTGCCCGCCAAAAGCTGGGGGAGCTGAAAGATCTGGCAGCTATTTTTGAGGGCGATACCGCGCTGCTGGCTGCCAACAAGCAAAGCATAGAGGCCCGCCGCAACTCTACCCAGATACACAAACCTGCCGTAAAAGAACGCGCCGCCGCGCTGACTGCGCAGGACGCCGAGCGACTGCATACATTTGCCATCCGCCGCGAAGTACAGCGTGAGCGTTTTAATCTGCCACTCTTCCCTACAACTACCATCGGCTCGTTCCCGCAAACAGATGATATCCGCAAGCTTCGTGCAACGTTCAAAAAAGGCGAACTGTCATTAAACGCTTACGAAAAAGCTATTGAAGAAGCTACCATAGCCGCCATCCGCTGGCAGGAAGATGTTGGCCTGGACGTATTGGTGCACGGCGAGTTTGAGCGTAATGACATGGTGGAATACTTTGGCGAACGACTGGACGGCTTTCTGTTCACCAAGAACGGGTGGGTGCAGAGCTATGGTAGCCGCTGCGTAAAGCCACCGGTTATTTATGGCGATGTGAGCCGCCCGCGGGATATGACTGTGCGTTGGACCACCTTTGCCGCAGCCCAAACTGAGCGCCACATGAAAGGCATGTTAACCGGACCGGTAACCATCCTGCAATGGTCGTTCGTGCGTGATGACCAGCCGCGCGAAACCACCACCAATCAGATTGCCCTGGCCATTCGCGATGAGGTGGTGGCGTTAGAACAAGCTGGCATCGGCATTATTCAGATTGATGAACCGGCCATCCGCGAGGGCTTACCATTGCGCAAAGCCGATTGGCCACAATATCTGGACTGGGCGGTGAAGGCCTTCCGCATCTCGGCATCGGGCGTGCAGGATGACACGCAGATCCACACCCACATGTGCTACAGCGAGTTTAACGATATTATAGCCCACATAGCCGCTATGGATGCCGACGTGATCACTATTGAAACATCGCGCTCGCAAATGGACCTACTGGAAGCTTTTGCCGGCTTTAAATACCCGAATGAGATTGGTCCGGGCGTGTATGATATCCACTCACCGCGCATTCCAACAACTCAGGAAATGGTTGACCTATTGCAAAAAGCGGCTCAACTGCTCCCTGCACAAAACCTTTGGGTAAACCCAGATTGCGGCCTGAAAACCCGCAAATGGCCAGAAACCAAAGCGGCACTGGAAAACATGATTGCCGCCGCACAAACTGCACGGCAATTGATTGAAGTTGAGGCGTAA
- a CDS encoding beta-galactosidase, translated as MNLFTKTKAARLTCAAIAGVCLLSSNFAKGQSADKFFPKSDLMTIGSYYYPEQWPRQDWERDIKKMAEVGFDFTHFGEFAWAFIEPEEGKFDFKWLDEAVELAAKNHVKVIMCTSSPTPPVWLEQKHPEILMVNADGTTMQHGSRQQCSWSSPVYREYVAKMVEAIGKHFANNKNIWGWQLDNEPSHYGQYDYSPAAQKRFQEWAKNKYQTIDALNAAWGTAFWSIRYFDWDQIRIPNGKELIAQPSPHAVLDFKRFSADECNDFLTMQYKILRKYINPNQWITTNLMPEHVDVDPSHITGLDFVTYTKYLVAGYDKGIGPQGFRMGSPTSIGFANDFFRSFNGVTGVMELQPGQVNWGKFNPQPTPGVVRMWIWHAFAGGNKFVCNYRFKQPLVGGEQYHYGIISTDGVTPSRSGEEYIKVINELKSIKKDYDPNAKKPAAYAARQAAILYNADNRWEEDNQPQTNQWNFMVHLNRYLGALQQLGAPVDVITEDKDFSKYPVMVAPSYELLDANLVARWTKYVQDGGHLVLTTRTGQKNRNAKLWEMKWAEPIYKLIGGKISFYDLLPDTSYGTLQMGDDKAYWSSWGDVLEADPGTSVWATYADQYYAGKAAVISRKLGKGTVTYVGPDADGKLEKAVLAKVYKEAGIATGDYPPGVIVQWRDGFWVGVNYGDKAYEVPIPEGKKILIGSRELKPADVVVWKD; from the coding sequence ATGAACCTGTTTACCAAAACTAAAGCAGCACGGCTCACATGTGCGGCAATTGCAGGTGTATGCCTGTTATCCTCCAACTTTGCGAAGGGCCAGTCGGCCGATAAGTTTTTCCCTAAGAGTGATTTGATGACCATAGGCTCCTATTACTATCCGGAGCAATGGCCTCGTCAGGACTGGGAGCGCGACATCAAAAAAATGGCCGAGGTTGGCTTTGATTTTACCCATTTCGGCGAGTTTGCCTGGGCCTTTATTGAGCCCGAAGAAGGTAAGTTTGATTTTAAATGGCTGGATGAAGCGGTTGAACTGGCTGCCAAAAACCATGTGAAGGTAATTATGTGTACCTCGTCGCCAACGCCGCCGGTTTGGCTGGAGCAGAAACACCCCGAAATATTGATGGTAAACGCCGATGGTACCACCATGCAGCACGGCTCGCGCCAGCAATGCTCGTGGAGCAGCCCGGTTTACCGCGAGTATGTGGCTAAGATGGTGGAGGCTATTGGTAAACACTTTGCCAACAACAAAAATATCTGGGGCTGGCAGCTGGATAATGAGCCATCGCACTACGGACAGTATGATTATAGCCCTGCTGCGCAGAAGCGTTTCCAGGAATGGGCAAAAAACAAATATCAAACCATAGATGCACTGAACGCTGCCTGGGGCACCGCCTTTTGGAGCATCCGCTATTTTGATTGGGATCAGATCCGCATTCCTAATGGTAAAGAGCTGATTGCCCAGCCCAGCCCGCACGCCGTGCTGGATTTTAAGCGTTTCAGTGCCGATGAATGCAATGATTTTCTGACCATGCAGTATAAGATTCTGCGTAAATACATCAATCCAAATCAATGGATCACCACCAACCTGATGCCGGAGCATGTGGATGTAGACCCATCGCACATCACCGGACTGGATTTTGTAACCTACACAAAGTACCTGGTAGCCGGTTATGATAAAGGTATTGGTCCGCAGGGTTTCCGTATGGGCTCGCCAACCAGTATCGGCTTTGCTAATGATTTCTTCCGCTCATTCAACGGTGTTACCGGGGTAATGGAGTTACAGCCGGGACAGGTAAACTGGGGTAAATTTAACCCGCAACCAACGCCGGGCGTGGTGCGCATGTGGATCTGGCATGCCTTTGCCGGTGGCAACAAGTTTGTGTGCAACTATCGCTTTAAACAACCATTGGTAGGTGGCGAGCAGTATCATTATGGTATTATTAGTACAGATGGTGTTACGCCAAGCAGGAGCGGCGAGGAATATATCAAAGTGATCAACGAACTAAAGTCGATCAAAAAAGATTATGACCCTAACGCCAAAAAACCTGCAGCCTATGCAGCGCGTCAGGCCGCGATTTTGTACAATGCCGATAACCGTTGGGAAGAAGATAACCAGCCGCAAACCAACCAGTGGAACTTTATGGTTCACTTGAACCGTTACCTGGGTGCCTTACAGCAACTGGGTGCACCGGTGGATGTGATTACCGAAGACAAAGATTTTTCTAAATACCCGGTAATGGTAGCACCATCGTACGAACTACTGGATGCCAACCTGGTAGCCCGCTGGACTAAATACGTGCAAGACGGCGGTCATCTGGTGTTGACTACCCGCACCGGACAGAAAAACCGTAATGCCAAACTGTGGGAAATGAAATGGGCCGAACCGATCTACAAACTCATTGGCGGTAAGATCTCGTTCTATGACTTACTGCCTGATACCTCTTACGGCACCCTGCAAATGGGCGACGACAAAGCCTATTGGAGCAGCTGGGGTGATGTGTTAGAGGCAGATCCAGGTACTTCGGTTTGGGCAACCTATGCCGATCAATACTATGCCGGTAAAGCGGCCGTTATATCGCGTAAACTGGGCAAAGGCACCGTAACCTATGTTGGTCCGGATGCTGACGGCAAGCTGGAAAAAGCAGTACTGGCCAAAGTTTACAAAGAAGCCGGCATTGCCACCGGCGATTACCCTCCGGGCGTAATTGTACAGTGGCGCGATGGTTTCTGGGTGGGCGTTAACTATGGCGATAAAGCTTACGAAGTGCCGATTCCAGAAGGCAAAAAAATACTGATAGGCAGCCGCGAGCTAAAACCGGCAGATGTGGTGGTTTGGAAAGATTGA